The following proteins come from a genomic window of Pyxidicoccus sp. MSG2:
- a CDS encoding hemerythrin domain-containing protein, whose product MSNPFDILIEQHRELEECFERLASDADSEEQRAQVSELLELLRLHSRLEERCFHPLLMQVEGRSRAREEAEDHLVMRELMDELEELPPGHPEWQARLFALEDLVVAHFQEEESAMLPRLRMALDAQQQDDLRRDLSATREELLARAHVFHVPGRGPLLETLRWDG is encoded by the coding sequence ATGAGCAATCCGTTCGACATCCTCATCGAGCAGCATCGGGAGCTGGAGGAATGCTTCGAGCGGCTGGCCTCTGACGCGGACTCCGAGGAGCAGCGTGCTCAAGTCTCTGAATTGCTGGAGTTGCTCCGGCTCCATTCCCGACTGGAGGAGCGCTGCTTCCATCCCCTGCTCATGCAGGTGGAAGGCCGCTCCCGGGCCCGGGAGGAGGCCGAAGACCACCTCGTCATGCGGGAGCTGATGGACGAATTGGAAGAACTTCCCCCCGGTCATCCCGAGTGGCAGGCACGCCTTTTCGCCCTCGAAGACCTGGTCGTGGCTCATTTCCAAGAAGAAGAGAGCGCCATGTTGCCAAGGTTGAGGATGGCGCTGGATGCGCAGCAACAGGATGATTTGAGGCGCGATTTATCGGCCACGCGCGAGGAACTGCTCGCGCGCGCGCACGTCTTCCACGTCCCCGGGCGTGGCCCCCTGCTGGAGACCCTCCGCTGGGATGGCTGA
- a CDS encoding GAF domain-containing protein codes for MKVPESSLVAAVDRMSRALERLAAAPPVVAVLEELLRQAAATLGAPGAFVCWWGDGGRLRTLVTPGVGEDAAAICAQRLLANAPGPSETPEPYIAEDLARDALLADEPEAVRGLDAGSLLSFPIFFSSGRGAAGVLAVLFREARRPSEEDVKRFGLYARLAGLALERERMAETTRQSVLHARAEVEETEVLRLSRFQAVTEAFGRALTRDEVARVVLDLGLPAVGAANGMVHLVDAGGTAVELTASVGIPDELVAPMRVLPKGGRDLPGYEAVRTGAPVWLEGPEEVRARYPRLSALVASGRARSLVLLPLFVEGRIFGTLGFGFAEAKRFSALERTSIAGLARQCGQALERSRLYERERTARLQAEAAGQRLRLLADASALVAGSMEWEETVAGVARLALGSFADGCTVDSFEEGVVRRLAVLPPDPLKAPEGVRTSPERGEPWHASLLAEVLATGRSRMMTRSAGMAVGGRAELSEMGAAEHPRAMASGARNHDVPHDVPHDGQRGESTGALAKVLVMHVEPSRQTEGAQAPEVGSLIVTPLVARHRTLGALTFVRSEARAPFDDADLSLAEELAGRAALAIDNARLLRKARAAEEESRRSAARLHVLVQVSQLIAEAGLDLTSVLDVLARKVSEAIGDACVLQLLAADKEHLDVVSVHHPNPGARAVLEDSLHRFPARLGEGLSGRVAASGQTLFVPRLNAEELHGEQVPEGVSFLERYGPQSVIVVPLGVRGRVLGTLGVMREAQGREYTVEERALLESLAARAALAIEDARLYGAATQAVKARDELLSVAGHELKSPLNALQLQIHLLARMAKEAMAANGLAERAEKAARASQRLGLLIDDLMDVSRISSGRLNLQLEEVDLAALTRELVARMSEELARAGSEVRLSVDTAVTGRWDRLRLEQVLVNLLSNAAKYGAGRPVQVTVDLQGPVARLAVRDQGIGVAPEEQERIFERFERSASVQHFKGLGLGLWITRRIVEAHGGCIRLESQPGEGSTFTVELPLGT; via the coding sequence ATGAAGGTGCCCGAAAGCAGCCTGGTGGCCGCGGTGGACCGCATGTCGCGGGCCCTGGAGCGGCTTGCGGCGGCACCGCCCGTGGTGGCGGTGCTGGAGGAGCTCCTACGTCAAGCCGCGGCCACGCTGGGCGCGCCCGGCGCCTTCGTCTGCTGGTGGGGCGACGGGGGACGGTTGCGCACGCTCGTCACGCCCGGAGTGGGTGAGGACGCGGCGGCCATCTGCGCGCAGCGGCTGCTGGCGAATGCGCCGGGGCCCTCGGAGACGCCGGAGCCGTACATCGCGGAGGACCTGGCGCGAGACGCGCTGCTGGCGGACGAGCCCGAGGCGGTGCGGGGGTTGGACGCGGGCTCGCTGCTGTCGTTCCCCATCTTCTTCTCGTCGGGGCGGGGCGCGGCCGGCGTGCTGGCGGTGCTCTTCCGCGAGGCGCGGCGGCCGTCCGAGGAGGACGTGAAGCGTTTCGGCCTCTACGCGCGGCTGGCGGGGCTGGCGCTGGAGCGTGAGCGCATGGCCGAGACGACGCGCCAGTCGGTGCTGCACGCGCGCGCGGAGGTGGAGGAGACGGAGGTGCTGCGCCTCAGCCGCTTCCAGGCGGTGACGGAGGCCTTCGGCCGCGCGCTCACCCGCGACGAGGTGGCGCGCGTGGTGCTGGACCTGGGCCTGCCCGCGGTGGGCGCGGCGAATGGCATGGTGCACCTGGTGGACGCGGGCGGGACGGCGGTGGAGCTGACGGCGTCGGTGGGCATTCCGGACGAGCTGGTGGCCCCCATGCGCGTGCTGCCGAAGGGGGGCAGGGATTTGCCGGGCTACGAGGCGGTGCGCACGGGCGCGCCGGTGTGGCTGGAGGGGCCGGAGGAGGTGCGGGCGCGCTACCCGCGTCTGTCGGCGCTGGTGGCCTCTGGGCGGGCGCGCTCGCTGGTGCTGCTGCCGCTGTTCGTGGAGGGGCGCATCTTCGGGACGCTGGGCTTCGGCTTCGCGGAGGCGAAGCGCTTCTCCGCGCTGGAGCGGACGTCGATTGCCGGACTGGCGCGGCAGTGTGGGCAGGCGCTGGAGCGCTCCCGGCTGTACGAGCGCGAGCGCACCGCGCGGCTCCAGGCGGAGGCGGCCGGGCAGCGGCTGCGGTTGCTCGCGGATGCGAGTGCCCTGGTGGCAGGCTCGATGGAGTGGGAGGAGACGGTGGCGGGCGTGGCGCGGCTGGCGCTGGGCAGCTTCGCGGACGGGTGCACGGTGGACTCGTTCGAGGAGGGCGTGGTGCGGCGGCTGGCGGTGCTGCCCCCGGACCCGTTGAAGGCTCCGGAGGGGGTGCGGACTTCGCCGGAGCGAGGAGAGCCGTGGCATGCGTCGCTGCTGGCGGAGGTGCTGGCCACGGGGCGCTCGCGGATGATGACGCGCTCGGCGGGGATGGCCGTGGGCGGAAGGGCGGAGCTGTCCGAAATGGGGGCCGCGGAGCACCCCCGGGCGATGGCCTCGGGGGCACGCAACCATGACGTGCCCCATGACGTGCCCCATGATGGGCAGCGAGGTGAGTCGACGGGCGCACTGGCGAAGGTCCTGGTGATGCACGTGGAGCCTTCGCGGCAGACGGAGGGCGCCCAGGCGCCCGAGGTGGGCTCGCTCATCGTGACGCCGCTCGTCGCGCGCCATCGCACGCTCGGCGCACTGACCTTCGTGCGGAGCGAGGCCCGCGCGCCCTTCGACGACGCGGACCTCTCGCTCGCGGAAGAGTTGGCGGGCCGCGCGGCATTGGCCATCGACAACGCGCGCCTGCTGCGCAAGGCCCGCGCGGCGGAGGAGGAGAGCCGGCGCAGCGCCGCGCGGCTCCACGTGCTGGTGCAGGTCAGCCAGCTCATCGCGGAGGCCGGGCTGGATTTGACCAGCGTGCTCGACGTGCTGGCCCGCAAGGTGTCGGAGGCCATCGGCGACGCGTGCGTGCTCCAGCTCCTCGCCGCGGACAAGGAGCACCTGGACGTGGTGTCCGTCCACCATCCGAATCCGGGGGCCCGCGCGGTGCTGGAGGACTCGCTGCACCGCTTCCCCGCGAGGCTCGGAGAGGGGCTGTCGGGCCGCGTGGCCGCCAGCGGGCAGACGCTCTTCGTGCCCCGGCTGAACGCGGAGGAGCTGCATGGCGAGCAGGTTCCCGAGGGCGTGTCCTTCCTGGAGCGCTACGGCCCGCAGAGCGTCATCGTCGTCCCCCTGGGCGTGCGAGGCCGCGTGCTGGGCACGCTGGGCGTCATGCGTGAAGCGCAGGGGCGCGAGTACACCGTGGAGGAGCGCGCCCTGCTGGAGAGCCTCGCGGCGCGCGCGGCGCTCGCCATCGAGGACGCGCGCCTGTACGGCGCGGCCACGCAGGCGGTGAAGGCGCGCGATGAGCTGCTGTCGGTGGCGGGCCACGAGCTGAAGTCCCCGCTCAACGCGCTCCAGCTCCAAATCCATCTGCTCGCGCGCATGGCGAAGGAGGCCATGGCGGCGAACGGGCTGGCGGAGCGCGCGGAGAAGGCGGCGCGCGCGAGCCAGCGGCTGGGCCTGCTCATCGACGACCTGATGGACGTGTCGCGCATCAGCTCCGGGCGGTTGAACCTTCAGCTCGAGGAGGTGGACCTCGCGGCCCTCACGCGTGAGCTGGTGGCGCGCATGTCCGAGGAGCTGGCCCGCGCCGGCAGCGAGGTGCGGCTGTCCGTGGACACGGCGGTGACGGGCCGGTGGGACCGGCTGCGCCTGGAGCAGGTGCTCGTCAACCTGTTGTCCAACGCGGCCAAGTACGGCGCGGGCCGTCCGGTGCAGGTGACGGTGGACCTGCAGGGGCCGGTGGCGCGGCTCGCCGTGAGGGACCAGGGCATCGGCGTCGCGCCCGAAGAGCAGGAGCGCATCTTCGAGCGCTTCGAGCGCTCCGCCTCGGTGCAGCACTTCAAGGGGCTGGGCCTGGGGCTCTGGATTACCCGCCGCATCGTCGAGGCCCACGGCGGCTGCATCCGCCTGGAGAGCCAGCCGGGCGAGGGTTCCACCTTCACCGTGGAGCTGCCCCTGGGGACGTGA
- a CDS encoding alpha/beta fold hydrolase has protein sequence MGTAHLPLDGPGPLVAGELLRRLRGVLAADFMPRLQELRAPTLIPGAHLEVLREASHLPYMSHAHAFNNFVGDFLLSHAD, from the coding sequence GTGGGCACCGCGCACCTGCCGCTGGACGGGCCGGGGCCGCTGGTGGCGGGGGAGCTGCTGCGCCGCCTGCGCGGCGTGCTGGCGGCGGACTTCATGCCGCGGCTCCAGGAACTCCGGGCGCCCACGCTCATTCCCGGAGCCCACCTGGAGGTCCTCCGGGAGGCCAGCCACCTGCCGTACATGAGCCACGCGCATGCCTTCAATAACTTCGTCGGAGACTTCCTCCTGAGTCACGCGGACTGA
- a CDS encoding tryptophan 2,3-dioxygenase, whose translation MPGPMNKRDLEPGIITDLAGRTTYGDYLQLDRLLSAQVTRSQPPHHDELLFIIQHQTSELWMKLLIHELGACIRYVQADRLEPSFKIFARVAHIQRMLFEQWSVLETLTPNEYLEFRDTLGSASGFQSYQYRAVEFLLGNKDPNALGPFKHVPAVHAELERLLESPGLYDEFLRHLSRVGHKVPQSHVQRDWRQPYEKSPEVVEVFRRIYEDPHAHWDAYEMCEKLVDTEERFQLWRYRHMMTVMRIIGFKQGTGGSSGVGFLRKALDLRFFPELWDVRTELSPPSARNRGP comes from the coding sequence ATGCCCGGGCCCATGAACAAACGAGACCTGGAGCCTGGAATCATCACCGACCTGGCCGGAAGGACCACGTACGGTGACTATCTTCAGCTCGACCGGCTGCTGTCTGCGCAGGTGACGCGCTCGCAGCCTCCCCACCACGACGAGCTGCTGTTCATCATCCAGCACCAGACGAGCGAGCTGTGGATGAAGCTGCTCATCCACGAGCTGGGCGCATGCATCCGCTACGTGCAGGCGGACCGGCTGGAGCCCTCCTTCAAGATTTTCGCGCGCGTGGCCCACATCCAGCGGATGCTCTTCGAGCAGTGGAGCGTGCTGGAGACGCTCACGCCGAATGAGTACCTGGAGTTCCGGGACACGCTCGGCAGCGCGTCGGGGTTCCAGAGCTACCAGTACCGCGCGGTGGAGTTCCTGCTCGGCAACAAGGACCCGAATGCGCTGGGGCCCTTCAAGCACGTGCCCGCCGTCCATGCGGAGCTGGAGCGGCTCCTGGAGTCGCCCGGCCTGTATGACGAGTTCCTGCGGCACCTCTCGCGCGTGGGGCACAAGGTGCCGCAGAGCCACGTGCAGCGCGACTGGCGCCAGCCGTACGAGAAGAGCCCGGAGGTAGTGGAGGTATTCCGCCGCATCTACGAGGACCCCCACGCGCACTGGGATGCGTATGAGATGTGCGAGAAGCTGGTGGACACGGAGGAGCGGTTCCAGCTGTGGCGCTACCGTCACATGATGACGGTGATGCGCATCATCGGCTTCAAGCAGGGCACGGGCGGCTCGTCGGGCGTGGGCTTCCTGCGCAAGGCGTTGGACCTGCGCTTCTTCCCGGAGCTGTGGGACGTGCGCACGGAGCTGTCGCCGCCGTCGGCGCGGAACCGGGGGCCGTGA
- a CDS encoding cell wall protein — protein sequence MSVDKAFRDMIRNEIDAQLKPLRDVVSRLEAGTADLDALRNVAERLAPLAEVVGPLFGAQAPAGKPGRRGPGRPPSRAVVAAPAAGGKRRGRKPAAGNEGARECAIKNCGKPSRTKGYCAAHYQKLRMLEKTNRRPSAWKDYADSNSVEDIKLPRGRAASKALAAAAQAGNAG from the coding sequence ATGTCCGTGGATAAAGCGTTTCGGGACATGATCCGCAACGAGATTGACGCGCAGCTCAAGCCCCTCCGCGACGTGGTGTCGCGCCTGGAGGCGGGCACGGCGGATCTGGATGCACTTCGCAACGTGGCCGAGCGGCTGGCCCCTCTGGCCGAGGTCGTGGGCCCCCTGTTCGGCGCGCAGGCGCCGGCTGGCAAGCCGGGCCGTCGTGGCCCTGGCCGTCCTCCGTCGCGCGCCGTGGTCGCCGCGCCGGCGGCCGGTGGCAAGCGCCGGGGCCGCAAGCCCGCGGCGGGCAACGAGGGCGCTCGCGAGTGCGCCATCAAGAACTGCGGCAAGCCCAGCCGCACCAAGGGCTACTGCGCGGCCCACTACCAGAAGCTGCGGATGCTGGAGAAGACCAACCGCCGCCCGTCCGCGTGGAAGGACTACGCCGACTCCAACAGCGTCGAGGACATCAAGCTGCCCCGTGGACGCGCCGCGTCCAAGGCGCTGGCAGCGGCCGCCCAGGCTGGAAACGCAGGCTAG
- a CDS encoding proline dehydrogenase family protein, with protein sequence MTTAAAHLSRSALLFLSKQENLKDLATRLRPFRKMASRFIAGETLEEAVDAVKALNERGLTASFDHLNEAVKTPEETRDEVSQYQRLLARIDQTGVKANVSLKLTQCGLLIDSALALRNAREVVADATRRDSFVRIDMEHSAVTQATLDIVRELHAEFGEPHVGAVLQSYLRRTEEDAKALCRERVRIRLCKGAYLEGPDVAFPDKADVDANFVRCMKVLLDSGVYHGIATHDERMVDATREYAAKQHLPRDAYEFQMLYGIRRDLQERLVKDGHPVRIYVPYGRHWYPYFMRRLAERPANLWFVMRNLVRG encoded by the coding sequence ATGACCACCGCCGCCGCCCACCTGTCCCGCTCCGCGCTGCTGTTCCTCTCCAAGCAAGAGAACCTGAAGGACCTGGCCACGCGCCTGCGCCCCTTCCGGAAGATGGCGTCACGCTTCATCGCCGGCGAGACGCTGGAGGAGGCGGTGGACGCGGTGAAGGCCCTCAACGAACGGGGGCTGACGGCGTCCTTCGACCACCTCAACGAGGCGGTGAAGACGCCCGAGGAGACGCGCGACGAGGTGAGTCAGTACCAGCGCCTGCTGGCCCGCATCGACCAGACGGGGGTGAAGGCCAACGTGTCGCTGAAGCTGACCCAGTGCGGCCTGCTCATCGATAGCGCCCTGGCACTGCGGAACGCGCGCGAGGTGGTGGCGGACGCGACGCGGCGCGACTCGTTCGTGCGCATCGACATGGAGCACAGCGCGGTGACGCAGGCGACGCTGGACATCGTGCGTGAGTTGCACGCGGAGTTCGGTGAGCCGCACGTGGGCGCGGTGCTGCAGAGCTACCTGCGGCGCACGGAGGAGGACGCGAAGGCCCTGTGCAGGGAGCGGGTGCGCATCCGGCTATGCAAGGGCGCGTACCTGGAGGGCCCGGACGTGGCCTTCCCCGACAAGGCGGACGTGGACGCCAACTTCGTGCGCTGCATGAAGGTGCTGCTCGACAGCGGCGTGTATCACGGCATCGCGACACATGATGAGCGCATGGTGGACGCCACGCGGGAGTACGCGGCGAAGCAGCACCTGCCGCGCGACGCGTATGAGTTCCAGATGCTCTATGGCATCCGGCGCGACCTGCAGGAGCGGCTGGTGAAGGACGGGCACCCGGTGCGCATCTACGTTCCGTATGGGCGGCACTGGTACCCGTATTTCATGCGCCGGCTGGCCGAGCGTCCGGCCAACCTCTGGTTCGTCATGCGCAACCTCGTTCGAGGGTAG
- a CDS encoding Uma2 family endonuclease, whose amino-acid sequence MTRKPATYADLEALPPDKIGELIGGVLYASPRPTMGHSRVATHLHGELYGPFARGRGGGPGGWLIRFEPELHLGDDVLVPDVTGWRRERVPSLPDGPAARIAPDWVCEVLSPSTAVLDRDKKMTVYAREGVRHVWLIDPKPRTLEVFRLEGAHYLRLATWTGDTTVRAEPFDALALELQRLWED is encoded by the coding sequence ATGACCCGGAAGCCCGCCACCTACGCCGATTTGGAAGCGCTCCCGCCCGACAAGATTGGGGAGCTCATTGGCGGTGTGTTGTATGCGAGCCCACGGCCCACGATGGGCCACAGCCGGGTCGCCACTCACCTTCACGGCGAGCTGTACGGCCCCTTCGCGCGGGGCCGCGGCGGTGGCCCGGGAGGCTGGCTCATCCGCTTCGAGCCGGAGCTGCACCTGGGGGACGACGTGCTCGTCCCGGACGTCACGGGTTGGCGGCGCGAGCGGGTGCCCAGCCTTCCAGACGGCCCCGCCGCCAGGATTGCTCCCGACTGGGTCTGCGAGGTGCTCTCCCCGTCCACCGCCGTGCTGGACCGCGACAAGAAGATGACCGTCTACGCGCGTGAGGGTGTGCGCCACGTCTGGCTCATCGACCCGAAGCCCCGCACCCTGGAGGTCTTCCGCCTCGAAGGGGCGCACTACCTGCGGCTCGCCACGTGGACGGGTGACACCACCGTCCGTGCCGAACCCTTCGACGCGCTCGCGCTGGAACTTCAACGCCTCTGGGAGGACTAG